The Mercurialis annua linkage group LG2, ddMerAnnu1.2, whole genome shotgun sequence genome contains a region encoding:
- the LOC126670560 gene encoding cold-responsive protein kinase 1, translated as MTCFSCLFGRKENPTLGVDEEIAGIGKVKLYTYKELRNATDDFSADHKIGEGGFGSVYKGRLKDGKIAAIKVLSAESRQGAKEFLTEINVISEIEHENLVKLYGCCVEGNHRILIYNYLENNSLAQTLLGMGHSNSNIQFSWRTRTKICIDVARGLAFLHEHVQPYIVHRDIKASNILLDKDLTPKISDFGLAKLIPPNMTHVSTRVAGTIGYLAPEYAIRGQLTRRADVYSFGVLLIEIVTGRSNTNTLLPIEEQYLLERTWALYELSELVVLVDTSLNGDFDAEEACRFLKIGLLCTQDSPKLRPSMSTVVKLLAGEKDVDDRKITKPGLITDFMDLKIRPPPKNLSLENATANEAKTGSSYTSSDNPDDLTISSGNTTSAGTTFAPYDRSNDVSV; from the exons ATGACTTGTTTTTCTTGCTTATTCGGTCGGAAAGAGAACCCTACTTTGGGAGTTGATGAAG AAATTGCAGGCATTGGTAAGGTCAAACTCTACACCTACAAGGAATTAAGAAATGCTACTGACGATTTTAGTGCAGATCATAAAATTGGGGAGGGCGGTTTTGGTTCTGTATATAAG GGACGGCTTAAAGACGGGAAAATTGCTGCTATTAAAGTTCTTTCAGCTGAATCAAGACAGGGGGCAAAAGAGTTTTTAACCGAGATAAATGTTATCTCAGAGATAGAGCATGAAAATTTAGTTAAGCTATATGGCTGTTGTGTCGAAGGAAATCACAGAATTTTAATCTACAACTACCTTGAAAATAACAGTCTTGCACAAACTCTTCTCG GAATGGGTCACAGTAACAGTAACATCCAGTTCAGTTGGAGAACACGAACAAAAATCTGCATTGATGTTGCACGAGGGCTTGCGTTCCTTCATGAGCATGTACAACCATACATTGTTCATAGAGATATCAAAGCAAGTAATATTCTCCTTGATAAAGACCTAACTCCCAAAATTTCAGACTTTGGTCTAGCCAAGCTTATACCGCCCAACATGACGCACGTCAGCACACGTGTAGCAGGAACGAT TGGTTATCTGGCACCGGAGTATGCAATTCGTGGGCAGCTCACACGAAGAGCAGATGTTTACAGTTTCGGTGTCCTCCTTATCGAAATTGTCACTGGAAGAAGCAACACAAATACACTATTACCTATTGAAGAACAATATCTATTAGAACGG ACATGGGCACTTTACGAGCTAAGCGAACTGGTTGTCCTCGTTGATACATCACTCAACGGTGACTTTGACGCTGAAGAAGCTTGTAGATTTCTAAAGATTGGTTTACTCTGCACTCAAGATTCTCCCAAGCTCCGGCCTTCTATGTCTACGGTAGTGAAGCTGCTAGCCGGTGAGAAAGATGTTGACGATAGAAAGATAACGAAACCAGGCTTAATTACAGATTTCATGGATCTCAAAATACGACCTCCCCCGAAAAACCTGTCTCTAGAAAATGCAACTGCAAATGAAGCAAAGACTGGATCTTCGTATACAAGCTCCGATAACCCGGATGATCTAACTATTTCGTCAGGAAATACGACAAGTGCTGGTACCACATTTGCACCATACGATAG